In one window of Bacteroidota bacterium DNA:
- a CDS encoding T9SS type A sorting domain-containing protein has protein sequence MIIKISTLFLAIVISFQFQTNAQQGAIFSKKVIKNFHQEAFQVAIAVNDPFAGSFRDFEGNFYVYGEYSGQGKNNKIDDIFINELNSEAIILIKFDPNYNAIWGKKIGNANNMFQLKVLQASDSLIYIFASSYENFSMGSFQVLKTTIGSEKSTFMVRLDPKTGDPINGFSLSAKYIKYSWMLSDATVDNAGNVYVAMRTFVGTLANKPDSIRFGNLSAIWKEKSKKQSTMAAIVKFDKNMTPIWLHTIGAMAYEAPIKLSYVNDELVVCGYVKINDKQWKRIYFDDELLIDVTFNSPYGQNFNGFLIKIDSNGNKKWMRPWITKYELDDSPGVSIIDMKTDPKGNIYCMVRMISDFKSKLDTTWITPTVRTIPKMIKFNQDGYVQWITEPFIARTFSEYPKTWSNSMYVDEYGNSYYSFLLPKDFQEFIVDSIKFSQPYKYGDTYWGLLKLDSEGKAVDAIFPPVADKSKKVSFDNSFQLSYVDNNGKIYHPLTIRVYQDSIYAFGSDTLVMDYDTATSRLLATWYFCWNEITPKSQLIKEYSNPSCANSNNGYIHLKVIGGASGYYLKWDHGSSTLKLDDLGSGTYIVSLYDSTSQQTTIDTFLLTEPLPLSCNIIIKDDTNNLTEGSLQLNMQGGTPPYTYQWNDPKNSTTASIDKLASGSYTVTVTDYNKCTWDTTVTINNITISIDEYLKELSIYPNPSHDGSVFIRMSNPKSKTIEVFVLDAKGQECYHTIFNANNGLHEKLTVKLKKGNYLIRIVDGKENYLRKISIL, from the coding sequence TCAACACTTTTTTTAGCAATAGTTATAAGTTTTCAATTTCAAACAAATGCTCAACAGGGGGCGATTTTTTCAAAAAAAGTAATAAAAAACTTTCATCAGGAGGCTTTTCAAGTAGCAATTGCAGTAAATGATCCTTTTGCTGGTTCATTTAGGGATTTTGAAGGCAACTTTTATGTTTATGGTGAATATTCTGGTCAAGGAAAAAACAATAAAATAGACGATATCTTTATTAATGAGTTAAATAGTGAGGCGATAATTCTGATAAAATTTGATCCGAATTATAATGCAATTTGGGGGAAAAAAATTGGCAATGCGAATAATATGTTTCAATTGAAAGTTCTACAAGCCTCGGACAGCTTGATATATATTTTTGCTTCCAGTTATGAAAATTTTTCAATGGGGAGTTTCCAAGTTTTAAAAACAACAATTGGATCCGAAAAATCAACTTTTATGGTCAGGCTTGATCCTAAAACTGGAGACCCTATCAATGGTTTTTCTTTATCAGCAAAATACATCAAATACAGTTGGATGCTCAGTGATGCTACTGTAGATAATGCAGGTAATGTTTATGTGGCAATGAGAACATTTGTTGGTACTCTTGCGAATAAGCCCGATAGTATTCGGTTTGGCAATTTATCGGCAATTTGGAAAGAAAAGAGTAAGAAGCAAAGTACAATGGCTGCGATAGTCAAATTTGATAAAAATATGACACCCATTTGGTTGCATACAATTGGTGCGATGGCTTATGAAGCTCCTATTAAGTTAAGCTATGTGAATGATGAATTGGTAGTTTGTGGATATGTCAAGATTAATGACAAACAGTGGAAGAGAATATATTTTGACGATGAGTTACTAATTGATGTTACATTCAATTCTCCATATGGACAAAATTTTAATGGATTTCTTATAAAAATTGATTCAAATGGAAACAAAAAATGGATGAGACCTTGGATAACAAAATATGAATTGGATGATTCCCCTGGTGTATCAATTATTGATATGAAAACTGATCCCAAAGGAAATATTTATTGTATGGTTCGAATGATTTCTGATTTTAAATCAAAATTAGATACCACCTGGATTACACCTACTGTGAGAACAATTCCCAAAATGATAAAGTTTAATCAAGATGGTTATGTACAATGGATTACAGAACCATTTATTGCAAGAACCTTTTCTGAGTATCCAAAAACATGGAGTAATAGCATGTATGTTGATGAATATGGTAATTCTTACTATTCATTTCTACTACCAAAAGATTTTCAGGAGTTTATTGTTGATTCAATTAAATTTAGCCAGCCATATAAATATGGAGATACTTATTGGGGTTTACTAAAATTGGATTCTGAAGGCAAAGCTGTTGATGCAATTTTCCCACCTGTTGCGGATAAAAGTAAAAAGGTAAGTTTCGACAACAGCTTTCAGTTATCATATGTCGATAATAATGGGAAAATTTATCATCCTTTAACTATCAGGGTATATCAGGATTCTATATATGCTTTTGGTTCAGACACCCTTGTAATGGATTATGATACTGCTACAAGTAGATTGCTTGCCACATGGTATTTTTGTTGGAATGAAATTACCCCCAAATCTCAACTCATAAAAGAATATAGCAATCCAAGCTGTGCAAACAGCAATAACGGATACATCCATTTAAAAGTAATCGGAGGAGCATCAGGGTATTACTTAAAATGGGATCATGGTTCATCTACATTAAAACTCGATGATCTTGGAAGTGGAACTTATATTGTGAGCCTGTACGATTCAACTTCACAGCAAACCACTATTGACACCTTTTTATTAACAGAACCATTGCCCCTTTCATGTAACATTATCATTAAAGACGACACCAACAACCTAACAGAAGGTTCTTTACAATTGAATATGCAGGGAGGAACCCCACCATACACCTACCAATGGAATGATCCTAAAAACAGTACAACTGCATCCATTGATAAACTGGCATCAGGTAGTTATACCGTAACTGTTACCGATTATAATAAATGTACATGGGATACTACAGTTACCATAAACAATATTACTATATCAATAGATGAATATTTGAAAGAGCTGTCTATATATCCCAATCCATCGCATGATGGTTCGGTGTTTATCAGAATGTCAAATCCAAAATCAAAAACGATAGAAGTATTTGTTTTGGATGCAAAAGGACAAGAATGTTATCATACAATCTTTAATGCGAACAATGGACTCCATGAAAAGCTTACTGTCAAATTGAAGAAAGGAAATTACCTGATTAGAATTGTCGATGGGAAGGAAAATTATTTAAGAAAAATATCAATTTTATAA